In Paludibacter propionicigenes WB4, the genomic window CTAAAGGAGCTGGAGTCAGAGTCAATTTTTATATTGCGCGAAGTGGCGGCACAATTCGAGAAACCGGCACTTCTGTTCTCCGGTGGTAAAGATTCCATTGTGATGGCTTATCTGGCTTACAAAGCATTTTATCCGGCTGCTATCCCTTTTCCATTCGTACACATTGATACAGGTCACAATTTCGAAGAGACGATAACTTATCGCGATGAGTTGGTAAAATTGCTCGGTGCACAGCTGATAGTCGGCTCGGTAGAAGAATCGATAGCGCAGGGCAGGGTAGTGGAAGAAAAAGGATATACCGCCAGCCGAAATAAACTTCAGACAGTGACTTTACTGGACACACTGGAGAAATATAAATTTGATGCAGCGCTTGGCGGAGCACGCCGCGATGAAGAAAAAGCCCGTGCCAAAGAACGTTTCTTCTCACACCGCGATGAATTCGGTCAGTGGGATCCCAAGAATCAGCGTCCGGAATTGTGGAATATCTTTAATGGAAAGAAACAGCTGGGCGAGCATTTTCGCGTATTTCCTATCAGTAACTGGACGGAAATGGATGTTTGGCAATACATATTGCAGGAAAATATTCCGTTGCCATCGCTTTACTACACTCACGAACGTGAAGTATTTGAGCGCGATGGAGTGATTTATGCCGCGTTGGATGCCATTCCGCGTAAACCGACTGAAGTAGTGGAGGTGAAGAAAGTCCGTTGTCGTACCATTGGTGATATTACCTGTACCGGTCTGACGCTTTCGTCTGCCAATTCGCTGGAAGACATTATAGATGAAATAGCCAGCTCGCGCATTACCGAGCGTGGAGGCCGATCCGATGACAAGCGCTCTGAAGCTGCTATGGAAGACAGGAAAAAAGCAGGGTACTTTTGATGATTGCCCCCTAAATCCCCCATTGGGGGACTTCAAAGAATTACTATTGTATAATATATAATTAAAATAAACATGTCAGAATCAATTAAAAAAATACAAACAGGCACTACCCAAACTCCCCCTCTATCGGAGGGGGCTGGGGGGAGGCTTTCTGGCTATCTGGATATGGAACTGCTGCGGTTTAGTACTGCCGGAAGTGTTGACGACGGGAAAAGTACCCTTATCGGGCGATTGCTTTACGACAGTAAGTCCATTTTCGAAGATCAGCTTCAGGCGGTAAAAGATGCCAGTAAACGACTGGGTGGAGGCGATGAGGTGAATCTGGCTTTGCTTACCGATGGACTTCGTGCTGAGCGAGAGCAGGGCATTACCATCGATGTGGCTTATCGCTATTTTGCCACTCCCAAGCGCAAGTTTATCATAGCCGACACTCCGGGACACATCGAATATACCCGAAACATGGTTACCGGTGCTTCTACGGCTGATGTGGCGATTATTCTGATTGATGCCCGCAATGGTATTATCGAGCAAAGTAAACGACACTCGTATGTGGCATCGTTGTTGCAAATACCGAATGTGGTGGTGGCTGTCAATAAAATGGATTTGGTTGATTTCTCCGAAGAAGTATTCAATACCATCAAAAAAGAATACGAAGATATTGCCCAAATATTAAAACTGAAAAATGTGATTTTCATTCCTATTTCAGCCCGTGATGGTGACAATGTGGTGGATGCTTCGGATAAAACACCCTGGTACAAAGGCGAAACTTTACTTCATCTGCTCGAGACGTTGCCGGTTCGTAAAGACGAAACTAACTTACCTGCACGTTTTCCGGTGCAATACGTGATTCGTCCGCACAGCGATGATTTTCACGATTATAGAGGTTATGCCGGTAGAATTGCCGGTGGAAGTTTTAAGGTTGGCGATGAAATTACAGTTTTACCATCGAAGACACAGTCGAAAATTGTGGCGATAGACGAGGGAACAAAATCGCTGAATGAAGCGTTTACACCTCAATCTGTTACTATACGGCTGGAAGATAATGTTGATATCAGCAGGGGTGATATTATTGTAAAAAACTCAGAAGCAAAGCCAACGGTTAGTGCCAATGTCTCAATACGTATTTGCTGGCTTAACCATAAACCGCTGAACGAAGGTGGAAAATACATTATCCGTCATGCTACCGAAGAGACCCGCGCCATTATTAAGGAAGTTCATTACAAAGTAAATATCAACACGCTGGAAAATATTCTGGATGATAAGACTGTGAGAATGAATGATATTGCGCATATCTCTATCAAAACGCTGAAACCGTTGAAATATGATTCTTACAGCGAAAACCGCATTACCGGCAGTCTTGTGCTGATTGATGAAAACACTTTTGAAACGGTTGGCGCAGGAATGATAGTAGATGATCTTGAGGATGAAACGTTTACTATATAATACGTTGATATAAGCTTCGCTAATATTTATAGATAGTTGTCCTTCGGACGATATGATTTGAATAAAACGAAGTTAATATCACTGAAAGTAATATCGCCTAAGGCAAATATCAATGAAATTAATATTATGAATATAGAAGAACTCAACCAACAATTTCAGGGAAAATCTCCCGAAGATGTTTTGTCGTTTTTCCTGAGCGAGTACAAAGGGAAAATTGCACTTTCATCCAGCCTGAGTATTGAAGATCAGGTGTTGACGGATTTGATAGTGAAGATAGACAAAGATGCCCGAATTTTTACGCTCGATACCGGACGACTTTTTCCTGAAACCTATAGTTTGATTGACAAAACAAATATGCGTTACAATATCAAACTGGAAGTTCTTTTTCCCGATTATAAAGAGGTGGAGAAAATGGTAAAAGCTGAGGGCGTAAACTTGTTCTATGCCGGAATAGATCAGCGGAAACTATGTTGCAATGTTCGCAAATTACAACCACTTAAACGGGCTTTCGAAGGACTTGATGTTTGGATTTGCGGACTGCGACGTGAGCAATCGGTAACCCGGCAGGATGTTCAATTGCTAGAGTGGGACGAAAATAACGGATTGATTAAACTGAATCCATTGATTAATTTTACCGAACAGGAAGTCTGGGATTATATCAAAAAAAATTCAGTACCTTACAATAAACTACACGATAAAGGTTTTCCAAGCATTGGTTGTCAGCCATGTACAAGAGCCATAGAGCCCGGCGAGGATATACGTGCCGGTCGTTGGTGGTGGGAAAATCCGGAACAAAAAGAATGTGGATTGCATAAAAGATGACTGTTGGTTCCGCAGTTAAACATTTTAAAAATAAATGATGAATATAAATACTTCTCCGTTATCGGATGATCAGATTGAACTTTTTACACGCCTGACCAACTCGCTTAGCAAAGAGCAATTGGCATGGGTGTCGGGCTACCTGGCCGGATTTTCAGCAAGCGGTGTTTCTTCAGAGTCTCCTGAAATACAAGAACCTGTTGCTGAAACGAATATACAGAATACATTGACCATATTATACGGATCTCGCACCGGAAACGGCGAAGGTCTGGCCAAAAAGGCTTTGAAAATGGCAACCGAAC contains:
- the cysD gene encoding sulfate adenylyltransferase subunit CysD; translation: MMSNYKLTHLKELESESIFILREVAAQFEKPALLFSGGKDSIVMAYLAYKAFYPAAIPFPFVHIDTGHNFEETITYRDELVKLLGAQLIVGSVEESIAQGRVVEEKGYTASRNKLQTVTLLDTLEKYKFDAALGGARRDEEKARAKERFFSHRDEFGQWDPKNQRPELWNIFNGKKQLGEHFRVFPISNWTEMDVWQYILQENIPLPSLYYTHEREVFERDGVIYAALDAIPRKPTEVVEVKKVRCRTIGDITCTGLTLSSANSLEDIIDEIASSRITERGGRSDDKRSEAAMEDRKKAGYF
- a CDS encoding sulfate adenylyltransferase subunit 1, which codes for MSESIKKIQTGTTQTPPLSEGAGGRLSGYLDMELLRFSTAGSVDDGKSTLIGRLLYDSKSIFEDQLQAVKDASKRLGGGDEVNLALLTDGLRAEREQGITIDVAYRYFATPKRKFIIADTPGHIEYTRNMVTGASTADVAIILIDARNGIIEQSKRHSYVASLLQIPNVVVAVNKMDLVDFSEEVFNTIKKEYEDIAQILKLKNVIFIPISARDGDNVVDASDKTPWYKGETLLHLLETLPVRKDETNLPARFPVQYVIRPHSDDFHDYRGYAGRIAGGSFKVGDEITVLPSKTQSKIVAIDEGTKSLNEAFTPQSVTIRLEDNVDISRGDIIVKNSEAKPTVSANVSIRICWLNHKPLNEGGKYIIRHATEETRAIIKEVHYKVNINTLENILDDKTVRMNDIAHISIKTLKPLKYDSYSENRITGSLVLIDENTFETVGAGMIVDDLEDETFTI
- a CDS encoding phosphoadenylyl-sulfate reductase, giving the protein MNIEELNQQFQGKSPEDVLSFFLSEYKGKIALSSSLSIEDQVLTDLIVKIDKDARIFTLDTGRLFPETYSLIDKTNMRYNIKLEVLFPDYKEVEKMVKAEGVNLFYAGIDQRKLCCNVRKLQPLKRAFEGLDVWICGLRREQSVTRQDVQLLEWDENNGLIKLNPLINFTEQEVWDYIKKNSVPYNKLHDKGFPSIGCQPCTRAIEPGEDIRAGRWWWENPEQKECGLHKR